One Candidatus Poribacteria bacterium genomic window carries:
- a CDS encoding aldo/keto reductase, protein MEIVALGKTGLNVSRLSIGTGSNGWNGRSNQTDLGFEALRDLLLFSHEKGVTFWDSADQYGSHPHVKAALQEVPRESVTITTKTTSRTRETIEADVKRFLKEIGSDYVDIVLLHCLTQVDWPQRYPEAMEALARCKEQGLIRAHGVSCHDYGAFQTSAMTEWVDVVLARINYAGVHMDASPADVIRTMEQMAFVGKGIYGMKVLGQGKLAEDAIGQRQAIEFVMGLPCVHAMTIGMTSEREVEANVALVNELS, encoded by the coding sequence CAAATGGCTGGAATGGTCGCTCAAATCAGACAGATTTGGGATTTGAAGCTTTACGGGACTTACTCCTCTTCTCACACGAAAAAGGTGTAACGTTTTGGGATTCCGCAGATCAGTACGGAAGCCATCCGCATGTCAAGGCAGCACTGCAAGAGGTGCCACGTGAGAGCGTCACTATTACCACAAAGACAACCTCCCGAACGCGAGAAACTATAGAAGCAGACGTGAAGAGATTTCTCAAAGAGATAGGTTCTGACTATGTGGACATTGTCTTGCTCCACTGCCTCACACAAGTAGACTGGCCCCAACGATATCCGGAGGCCATGGAAGCCCTTGCCCGTTGCAAGGAACAGGGATTGATCCGCGCACACGGCGTATCCTGCCACGATTACGGTGCCTTCCAAACATCCGCGATGACGGAATGGGTTGACGTTGTCTTGGCTCGGATTAATTACGCGGGTGTCCACATGGACGCGTCCCCCGCTGATGTCATCCGCACAATGGAACAGATGGCATTCGTAGGAAAAGGCATCTATGGAATGAAAGTGCTGGGACAAGGAAAATTGGCAGAAGACGCAATAGGTCAACGCCAGGCAATTGAATTTGTGATGGGACTTCCGTGCGTACACGCTATGACTATCGGAATGACCTCCGAGCGCGAAGTGGAAGCGAACGTCGCCCTCGTTAATGAACTCTCGTAG